DNA from Stutzerimonas decontaminans:
GCATTCTGGCGGATGTCAGTGGCAATCGCACCGGCCTGCCAGACCTTGTCCAGCTGTGGCCGAAGGAACGCCGCTATCGCATGATCGAGGTAAAGGGGCCGGGCGATCGCCTGCAGGACAACCAGAAGCGTTGGATCGACTACGCCCACCAGCACGGCCTGCCTATCGCCGTGTGTCATGTGCAGTGGGCCGAGGCAACGTCGTGAGCTATCGGGTCGCGGTGCGTGCGCTCTGCGAATTCACCGCCAAGGTCGGCGATCTGGACTTGCGTTTCACCCCCTCGCCGACTGCGCTGGAAGGTATCGCCGGTCATGCCCAGGTCACCGCACGGCGCGGTGAAGGCTACGAGCGCGAAGTCGCGCTGCAAGGCCAGTACGAGCGACTGAACGTGCGCGGACGCGCCGATGGCTACGATCCGGTGCGCAACCGGCTGGAAGAGATCAAGACCTTTCGCGGCGATCTTGAACGCCAGCCAGCCAATCATCGGCAGCTGCACTGGACGCAAGCGAAGATCTACGGCTGGCTGCTCTGCCAGGCACGCGGACTTGATGAAGTCGAGCTGGCATTGGTCTATTTCGATATAGCCAGTCACAAGGAAACCCTGTTCATCGAGCGGTACACCGCTGCGGACCTGCGCAGATTCTTCGAGGTGCAATGCCAGGCATTCATCGACTGGGCCGACCAGGAACTGGCCCACCGGGCCGCGCGCGATCAGGTTCTGACCGCATTGCGTTTCCCGTATGCAGACTTCCGCTCTGGGCAGCGGCAACTGGCCGAGGCGGTTTACAAGGCGGCCTGCACCGGCACTACGCTCATGGCGCAAGCGCCGACCGGCATAGGCAAGACCCTTGCCACGCTATTTCCGCAGCTCAAGGCATTTCCCGGTCAGCAGCTGGACAAGCTGTTCTTTCTCGCCGCGAAGACCTCCGGCCGACGTCTCGCGCTGGACGCTCTGCAAAGCCTGCAGCGCAGCGGCGCTGACTCATTGCGCACGCTGGAACTGGTCGCGCGCGACAAGGCCTGCGAGCACCCGGACAAGGCCTGTCACGGCGACTCCTGCCCATTGGCCAAGGGGTTCTATGACCGCCTGCCGGCAGCCCGTGTCGAAGCGCTTCAGCATTGCATGCTCGACCAGGCGACGCTGCGAGGCATTGCGCTCGAACATGAGGTCTGCCCGTATTACCTGAGCCAGGAACTGGCGCGCTGGGCTGACGTGGTGGTGGGTGACTATAACTACTACTTCGACATCAGCGCGCTGCTCCACGGCCTGACCCTGAGCAACGACTGGCGTGTCTGTGTGCTGGTAGACGAGGCGCATAACCTACTCGAGCGGGCACGCGGTATGTACAGCGCGGAACTCGACCAGCGCACCTTCGCCGGCCTTGGCAGCAAGGCACCCGCCCCGCTGAAGCGACCGTTGAGTCGTGTTCAGCGCTGCTGGAACGAGCTGCATCGCGAGCAGACGACGACGTACCAGGTGCAAGCCGAGCTGCCGCTAAAACTGCTGGGTGCATTGCAGCAGGCCGTCAGCGCCATCACCGACTACCTTGGCGAGCAGCCCGCCGGCTTGGATGCCGAGCAGCAACGCGCCTATTTCGACGCCATGCACTTCTGCCGGATTGCCGAGCTGTTCGGCGAGCATTCGCTGTTCGATATCAGCCTGCTGCCGGCGGCGGGTCGTAGCACGGCCAAACGCTCATGCCTGTGTTTGCGCAACGTGGTCCCCGCACCGTTTCTCGAGCCGCGGCTCACCCAGGCGCATTCCAGCGTGCTGTTCTCGGCTACGCTGAATCCGCGGCGGTTTTATGCCGACACCCTGGGCCTGCCAGAAACGAGCGCCTGGATAGAAGTCGATTCGCCGTTCCAAAGTCATCAGCTGCAGATCTGCCTGGCTGAACACATATCGACGCGTTACCAGCACCGAGAAGCCTCGCTGGACGCGGTGGTCGAGCTGATCGGCACGCAGTACCGCACGCGGCCAGGCAACTACCTGGCCTTCTTCAGCAGCTTCGATTACCTGCAACAGGTGACCGCCCTACTGCGCGAGCAGTATCCGGATGTTCCGTTCTGGGAGCAGACCCGCGGCATGCGGGAAGCAGCGCGCAATGAGTTTCTCGGTCGATTCACCGAACGCAGCAAAGGGATAGGATTTGCCGTACTTGGCGGCGCCTTCGCTGAAGGCATCGACCTGCCGGGCCGGCGCCTGATCGGCGCATTTATCGCGACCCTCGGCCTGCCCCAGATCAATCCTGTTAACGAACAGTTCAAAAGGCGTTTCGATGAGATATTCGGACGCGGCCTCGGTTACGATTACACCTACCTCTATCCTGGCCTGCAGAAGGTCATCCAGGCTGCGGGCCGGGTCATCCGTACTCAGGATGACGAAGGTGTCGTGCACCTGATCGACGACCGTTTCGGCCGCCCACAGATCCGTCGGCTGCTGCCGCGCTGGTGGTCACTCTCGACCAGTGCGGGTGGCTGAGCGACCAGTCGTTGTGGTTGCGTGGGGCACGGAGGCTCGTTATAGTCCTGCGCCGCCGATTCTCCATCGGCGCACTGCGACGCCCGGATGGCGAAATTGGTATACGCAAGAGACTTAAAATCTCTCATCCGAAAGGGTATGCGGGTTCGACCCCCGCTCCGGGCACCACTTCGCTGGGCTCTCCCGCTCACTGCTGTTCAGTGATCTCCGCAACCTTCCAGGTTTTCTGCAGCTAGCGCTAACGGTTTCAAACAAAACCGCCAGCAACTGCGTTTGGATTCCATCTCAATTTCCAGAACCAGCACTCGCTTCGCCTAACTTCGTCGCTTCAATTCCCACTTCCACAGCACAATGCCTATGAAGATCGCTCGCGCCAAATTTCATCCATGGATACAAATAATGCTAATCTGTATCTACAGATCAAACTGAGGCGAACGCATATGAGCGCAACTCTTCAAGAGGCGGTCATTTTTACCAAGGATCAGTGCGCCACTGGCTTGCGGGCTGCGGTGAACATTCTTGATAAATGGCAGGCAACTACCGAACAGGCATGTCGGATATTGCGCATCTCTCGCAGCACCCATGCTCGCGCCAAGCTGCGCAATCCGGATTGGTCGGTCAGCCTGGACGCGGATCAGATGCAGCGGGTGAGCCTCATCCTGAATATCCATGCTGCGCTGCGGTTGATCTTCGACAACCCGGAAAACACTTATGGCTTCGCGGCGATGCCCAACAACAACGAGTTCTTCAATGGGCGATCGCCCCTGGAGGTCATGGCACAGGGCGACATGATTTCGCTGTACGAGTCGTTCCGGCGGATCGACAGCCTGAGGGGCGCGCAGTGGTAGTGCCGCAGCGCCTGCCAGTCCGGCCGGAAGGCAGGTTGCAGGCGTACCGGCTGGTCAACTCGAAATTCCCACCCATTGATCTGTTCGATGATGTGGCCGATGCCGATGAGTTCGAAGTGCTCTATCAGCTGCAGGCTTTGACCAATCCCCGCCTGCACAACGAGACCGGTCGCCTCGAACTGATTCCCCGTTCGGAAATCCCCTTTGGCATCCCCGGCTGCTCCTACGCTACCGCCCCCTTTACCCACGTGAATCCCGCCGGCTCGCGCTTCAGCGATGGCAGCTACGGCGTGCTCTACCTGGCCGACAGCATGGAAACCGCGCTCGCAGAGGTTCGTCACCATCAGGAGCTGTACTGGTCCAAGGTCGTGGGGCTCAACTTCGAACGCTTCGTTTTCCGCGGACTGTCCTGCCATTTCAATGAGGCAGGGATGCTGGATGCCATCGCTGTTGCGATGACGGACCCAATCTACGATGCCGCGGATTACTCTGCAGGTCGTCAGTTCGGTCGCCAGGTCAGGCAGGACGGTTTTCCAGGATTGCGCTACCACTCGGTGCGCAGGCCGGATCAGTGTTGCTGGGCCCTGATGACCCCGCGCTGTGTGCTTTCCGTTATCCAGGCCGCCCACTACGAGATGATCTGGAACGCCGGCATTACCAGCGTCAGCGCAATCGGCGAGGTCTGATCGCAGACGACTGCCACCGCTCATCAGCCGGAATGAGGCTGCCAAAGCGCTGTAACAAACGCCGCGCATTATCTGCTCATGGACTCCCCATGGCGCACGGACGCTCCACCGAACTCACGAGATGAGGACGCGAACATGAGCAAGCGATCACTCGAAGAACTGGTCACTCGATCGGATATCAGCGCACTCCAGCCTATGGCGCACTGGCGCCGCGGGCGTCGTATCGGTCACGACAAGCCATGCCCGAACGCAGCTGCGCTGATTCAGCGCGCCGCACAGGATGTCGGCATGCTAAGAGCAGCTTTAAATAGCTAAGCGCACCTTATTGTTAGATGTTTGGATCCGATCGAAGATCGTTTGTCGCAGGCATTTTGCGTCCTGGCCGACGGTCAACGGCAACAACGGCAGGCGCTCTACCCTACGCTCAGAAACAGCACACCCTCGTCGGAGTTCAAACCGTGCCGGGACCACGACTTCCGCGCCGGGCGCGGCAGCCCAGCGTACGGGGAGATCAACATCGGTTACTAGCCGTGCCGTCCCGCTGCCAAGGGTCTGGCAACGTCAACGACCAATCTATGGACACCGGCAAGCTCTGGGCGCAGCTGCAGCGCACCTACTGAGCGATGCAGGTCGCGCCGCCCCACCCGATCGACCTGCACGACTAGTGCGCGTGACGAGGTAAACGCAGCGAAATCAGCGCGGCGAGCAGCACGAACAGTGAAGAAACCCACAAGCAGGCCTGCAGCCCATAGGCCTGGAATACCCAGCCAGATAGCAAGGTGCCGATCAGCCGGCCCATGGCGTTGGACATGTAGTAGAAGCCAACATCGAGCGAGACGCCGTCTTCCTTGGCGTAGCTGACAATCAGATAGCTGTGCAGCGAAGAGTTCACCGCGAACAACGCACCGAACAGCAATAATCCACCGATCAGTACCCATTGAGGCGACGCATTGCCCGTCAGCCCGACGGCGATCGCCGCGGGCAGTGCCGCCAACAGCGCAGCCCAGATGAAGGCTGCGCGTCCGTCCGGCACCTTGCCGCTGCGCTTGCCAGTGATGGCCGGCGCGATCGACTGGACGATGCCGTA
Protein-coding regions in this window:
- a CDS encoding ATP-dependent DNA helicase, whose product is MSYRVAVRALCEFTAKVGDLDLRFTPSPTALEGIAGHAQVTARRGEGYEREVALQGQYERLNVRGRADGYDPVRNRLEEIKTFRGDLERQPANHRQLHWTQAKIYGWLLCQARGLDEVELALVYFDIASHKETLFIERYTAADLRRFFEVQCQAFIDWADQELAHRAARDQVLTALRFPYADFRSGQRQLAEAVYKAACTGTTLMAQAPTGIGKTLATLFPQLKAFPGQQLDKLFFLAAKTSGRRLALDALQSLQRSGADSLRTLELVARDKACEHPDKACHGDSCPLAKGFYDRLPAARVEALQHCMLDQATLRGIALEHEVCPYYLSQELARWADVVVGDYNYYFDISALLHGLTLSNDWRVCVLVDEAHNLLERARGMYSAELDQRTFAGLGSKAPAPLKRPLSRVQRCWNELHREQTTTYQVQAELPLKLLGALQQAVSAITDYLGEQPAGLDAEQQRAYFDAMHFCRIAELFGEHSLFDISLLPAAGRSTAKRSCLCLRNVVPAPFLEPRLTQAHSSVLFSATLNPRRFYADTLGLPETSAWIEVDSPFQSHQLQICLAEHISTRYQHREASLDAVVELIGTQYRTRPGNYLAFFSSFDYLQQVTALLREQYPDVPFWEQTRGMREAARNEFLGRFTERSKGIGFAVLGGAFAEGIDLPGRRLIGAFIATLGLPQINPVNEQFKRRFDEIFGRGLGYDYTYLYPGLQKVIQAAGRVIRTQDDEGVVHLIDDRFGRPQIRRLLPRWWSLSTSAGG
- a CDS encoding RES family NAD+ phosphorylase, coding for MPQRLPVRPEGRLQAYRLVNSKFPPIDLFDDVADADEFEVLYQLQALTNPRLHNETGRLELIPRSEIPFGIPGCSYATAPFTHVNPAGSRFSDGSYGVLYLADSMETALAEVRHHQELYWSKVVGLNFERFVFRGLSCHFNEAGMLDAIAVAMTDPIYDAADYSAGRQFGRQVRQDGFPGLRYHSVRRPDQCCWALMTPRCVLSVIQAAHYEMIWNAGITSVSAIGEV